The window tgtgagataccacattgggtggagaggggaacaaaacatttcttataagggtattgaaacctctccctaacggatgcatgcgttttaaaactgtgaggctgacagcgatatgtTACtggctaaagtggacaatatcggctagcggtggacttagtgCGTTACAATTATGGACTTAGAAGTGAATTGAAATACTCAGTTAAGATCTTTACCCCCACCTTGCCCCCACTGGGCTTAAATGGAGGGTATCTGATACAAATTAAACCAGAGAAAATGTCTGAAAGAGCTCCTGCTCTACCAGCTACTTAATAGTAGTTTGTCTGTCCTGCGTGGGGCTGGGGCCAAGAAAAGAATCTTCAGTACAAATCAGTTCATTTTCAGTGGCTCCCGAAAGAAGAGACTAATAAGAGGAGCAGGTAGCCCACTCTTTATGGAGATCTTGCAGTTTAACTTTCAAGGGTCCGGCGCTATCTCATCTTTTTGAATGCTTCAAAGCTCAATCAGTTCAGCCAAAGACTTTGATCTTCATTCCATCTTTTGCTGCCTTTTGCCATAATGGAACACAATGGATTTACTTAAAATTATGTCCGTTTttacccgttacgtattgccaacagtctcacgattttaaatcGTGActactaggaagagatttctacctcttataaagaatgtttcgttcccctctctaacaaacgtgggatttcacaagTAACAATATTGAACTCAATTTCCAaccattcaatttaaataaacaatcaaTACTTATAAATACAATGTAGGTTTCGTAATCAATGTATAAATCGTATGAGGAAGTGGCAAGAACGGCGATGAACAAGGGTAGTCGTGTCGTGAGCCCTATTCAAACTAATGAAAACAAGAATTCTACCATGACCAAATGCTAGCCCATCTTCAATCTATCACTGGTTTCTCCCTTGCTTGTTCTATTCCTTGCACAAAATGTAAGTAACTTCAGCCAATAGATGGAATAGACAACATGaattactgaataaacatatataatagACTCCTAATTTCATTAGTTTATGTCAGCTCAGAACTATATGATATACaaagtgttaggaatcacaaacctccacaatggtatgatatacAAAGTGTTAAGAATCACAAGCCTCATAGAGATAGTGTtccttataaatccatgaccTTCCTCTTTCGATCATGTGAGGCTACTTATCTCAATAATCCTCGACataaatgtcaaatatatatatatatttttacgtGCTTTAAGAAAGCATCAATCATAAATGATGTGTACGGATGTTTTGGCgttattttaaatctataataTAGCTGACGCATGCATAAGCAAGCAAATGCTCTATAATTCAAGTAATGCAGATGGCCAAGTAAATATGTAAAATAATATGCGTCTAGAAGATAAGATATTCCTTCTCACCAGTTTAGCCCATCCCGGGGAAGATTGCGGCTGTAAAAAGGAAattcaaatagaaaaatttTCTTGAACCACGAGGGCAGATTTGCGTATATTGCGGTAGGCAGTGGGATGAGGGGGCTGGAgtagaaagtaaaaaagataattactTTTACCATATAGATGTTAAATTAGTTGGTGTGtaaataatgaatgaaaaagtaaaaagaactCAACCTGGTCTTTCTTTTATACTGTACGTATTCAGTCACATTTCCGAACTTCTTATCTGCTGATTCCTGTTAATACAAAACATACCAATAAGATGAAGTAAGATTTGCAGATTAATTGAAAGGGGGAGGAAAGCAAACCTCGAGGAGAGGGATCCCACTGACGAAGAGAAGCAACAATGTGAGGAAAATTGGCCCAAGTATCACAAGCCACTCAGCACCTTCCAGAACGGGTGTGGAAGCAACGAAGATTCCCCACCAAAGAAAGATCTGTTATCACCATTGATAAGAGTCTTAGGTTTAAGAGGATGGGCTAAGAAATAGTTACATGAAGTCTTgggtaacagcccaagcttacatattatcttctttgggctttcctttcaaggtttttaaaaacgcgtctgctaaggagagatttccacacccttataaggaatgtttcattcccctctccaatcgatgtgaaatctcacaatgcACTCCCTCgaggggccagcgtcctctcgttggcacaccgctcggtgcttgactctgataccatttgtaacacccaAGCCCTCCGCTAGcaaaatattgtcctttttaggctttccctttcgggcttcccctcaaggttttaaaacgcgtctgttaaggagaggtttccacacccttataaggaatcatttgttcccctctccaaccgatgtaggatctcacatctgGAATCGTTGACAGACAATTGAAATATATGCAACTCTGAGGCAGAAATATCTCGCAGTACAAGAAATCACAACCACCAAACTTACAAATTAGTCGCTTCCTCAGAGGGGAAGAACAAGTTCTTCATCACTAAGTGTCAATATTTTAGCTTATCAAAGGTTTATATCTTTAACATTCTTTCCctagagaaaaaataaagaaaaaggctATCCAAGAAAATATCCATTTCATTtgaatgttttagaaaaagcGAGCAAGCAACTACTCTTTGCTGCTCTTTGCGAAGGAGAACGCCACTCTTTAACTTGACCTAGCAGCTAGTAAGCAAGtcaattaagaggaagattaTAAAGTCTAGTGAGTGTTTGCTAATACTAATCAAAGAGTCCTCAGTGCGGAGCAAGAAATTAAGATATAAATGGATGACTTAACTACTTGGAATATCGAACAAATATTTCTAAGTAAACAAGGAACATATGAACAAATACATTTGGCAGTGACCTAACCTCACCAAAGTAATTAGGATGACGAGTGACCTTCCAAAGTCCAACATTGCACCACTTCCCCCTATTTTCTGGattgtttttaaatgtcaGCTTTTGTTGATCAGCTGTAGCTTCGAATACAACACCCACTAACCACATAATCCACCCAATTACATCCGCAGCTtggagaggtggattgtgattgCTTCCATTGACCACTGTGACAGGTAAACTCACGGTCCAGACCCAAACAGcctgaattaataaaaaggtGAGCTAGATAGGTTCgtatgaataataaaataataatccaaCCCACCTGAAATATCCAGAAAACTGCTAATTTTCCCAAATTACTACGCATTTCATCAAAACGCCGGTCCTCTCCCCATTGCAAAATCCTGAGGGCACTTAAAGAAACATAAGAAACTACACCAAGCAATTGTCTTAAAACTGCTGTCCATCAATATTGTCCTATCGTGTGAACATATCAATATACATTTCCTTTCTATTAACTAAAGTCTGTTCGTTTTTCTGTCAAAATGAAATGACAAGAACTCATCTCGGGTAGATTGGacaaaa is drawn from Cucurbita pepo subsp. pepo cultivar mu-cu-16 chromosome LG09, ASM280686v2, whole genome shotgun sequence and contains these coding sequences:
- the LOC111801434 gene encoding uncharacterized protein LOC111801434 isoform X2 codes for the protein MATVLDSRFLALTAIVTIGYQLLFFIVTALLKFDKVTDFAGSTNFVIIAVLTLVLKGSWLLRQVVLSFLVVAWGLRLGFFLLMRILQWGEDRRFDEMRSNLGKLAVFWIFQAVWVWTVSLPVTVVNGSNHNPPLQAADVIGWIMWLVGVVFEATADQQKLTFKNNPENRGKWCNVGLWKVTRHPNYFGEIFLWWGIFVASTPVLEGAEWLVILGPIFLTLLLLFVSGIPLLEESADKKFGNVTEYVQYKRKTSPLIPLPTAIYANLPSWFKKIFLFEFPFYSRNLPRDGLN
- the LOC111801434 gene encoding uncharacterized protein LOC111801434 isoform X1 — encoded protein: MATVLDSRFLALTAIVTIGYQLLFFIVTALLKFDKVTDFAGSTNFVIIAVLTLVLKGSWLLRQVVLSFLVVAWGLRLGFFLLMRILQWGEDRRFDEMRSNLGKLAVFWIFQAVWVWTVSLPVTVVNGSNHNPPLQAADVIGWIMWLVGVVFEATADQQKLTFKNNPENRGKWCNVGLWKVTRHPNYFGEIFLWWGIFVASTPVLEGAEWLVILGPIFLTLLLLFVSGIPLLEESADKKFGNVTEYVQYKRKTSPLIPLPTAIYANLPSWFKKIFLFEFPFYSRNLPRDGLNWNRTSKGETSDRLKMG